From Pagrus major chromosome 9, Pma_NU_1.0, the proteins below share one genomic window:
- the agps gene encoding alkyldihydroxyacetonephosphate synthase, peroxisomal codes for MASNSSGGGSSDRQRIAQQRLRIIAGHLQGPADGDSTILAAECKAQGSKTDVSREGKTVPRRRQEIMKWNGWGYSDSKFLFNKKGQAEFTGKRYRLSGMIIPGLKDWFEGTFGANLQHKTPATPLLTSSAVQPATLNEAFVEELKSTGIPFSHDAEDRVFRAHGHCLHEIFALREGKFGRVPDMVVWPNCHNDVVKIVELACKHNVCLIPYGGGTSVSSALECPPEETRSIVSLDTSQMNRILWIDEKNLTAHVEAGIVGQDLERLLNESGYCTGHEPDSMEFSSLGGWVATRASGMKKNIYGNIEDLVIHIKMVTPRGVIEKSCQGPRMSTGPDIHHFIMGSEGTLGVVTEVTMKIRPMPEYQKYGSVVFPNFEQGVACLREVAKQRCAPASIRLMDNEQFQFGHALKPQVSSIFTSFLDGLKKFYITKFKGFDPNRLCVATLLFEGDREKVLQHEKQVYDIAAKFGGLAAGEDNGQRGYMLTFVIAYLRDLGMDYYVIGESFETSVPWDRVLDICRNVKVRIIQECKERGVQFPPLSTCRVTQTYDAGACVYFYFAFNYRGLSDPVHVYEQVEHAAREEILANGGSLSHHHGVGKLRKEWMRDTVSNVGVGMLKSVKDYVDPDNIFGNRNLL; via the exons ATGGCGTCcaacagcagcggcggcggcagctCCGACAGGCAGCGGATTGCACAGCAAAGACTGAGGATAATTGCCGGACATTTACAGGGACCGGCGGACGGTGACTCGACCATCCTAGCCGCGGAGTGCAAAGCCCAGGGGAGCAAGACAGATGTCTCCCGTGAGGGGAAGACGGTGCCGAGGAGGAG gcAGGAGATTATGAAATGGAACGGCTGGGGATACAGTGACTCAAAATTCCTCTTTAATAAGAAAGGCCAAGCAGAATTTACCGGCAAAAG GTATAGACTAAGTGGTATGATCATCCCCGGGCTGAAAGACTGGTTTGAGGGCACATTTGGAGCCAATCTGCAGCATAAAACTCCTGCAACA cCTCTTTTGACCAGCAGCGCTGTACAGCCTGCCACACTGAACGAGGCCTTCGTGGAGGAACTGAAATCCACAGGTATTCCCTTCTCCCATGACGCAGAGGACCGGGTGTTTCGAGCCCACG GCCATTGCTTACACGAGATCTTCGCTCTGCGGGAAGGCAAATTTGGTCGCGTTCCAGACATGGTGGTATGGCCAA ACTGCCACAATGATGTTGTGAAAATTGTGGAACTGGCGTGCAAACACAATGTTTGTTTGATACCATATGGAG gagGGACTAGTGTCTCTAGTGCCCTAGAGTGCCCCCCAGAGGAAACTCGCTCCATTGTCTCTCTGGATACTTCACAGATG AACCGCATTCTGTGGATTGATGAGAAAAATTTAACTGCCCACGTTGAAGCTGGCATCGTCGGTCAGGATTTGGAGAGATTG CTTAATGAGAGCGGCTACTGTACAGGGCATGAGCCTGACTCCATGGAGTTCAGCTCCCTTGGGGGCTGGGTAGCAACCAGAGCATCAGGCATGAAGAAGAACATCTACGGCAACATTGAGGACCTT GTCATCCACATAAAGATGGTGACCCCACGAGGGGTAATTGAAAAGAGCTGTCAGGGCCCACGCATGTCCACGGGGCCAGACATTCACCACTTCATCATGGGCTCAGAAG GAACCCTGGGTGTGGTCACTGAGGTCACGATGAAGATTCGTCCCATGCCGGAGTATCAGAAATATGGCTCTGTGGTGTTCCCTAATTTTGAGCAGGGAGTTGCCTGTCTTCGAGAGGTTGCCAAACAG aggTGTGCCCCAGCATCTATACGTCTCATGGATAATGAACAGTTTCAATTTG GTCATGCCCTGAAGCCTCAAGTATCTTCAATTTTCACATCCTTTTTGGACGGGTTGAAGAAATTTTACATCACCAAG TTCAAAGGGTTCGACCCCAACCGCCTGTGTGTGGCCACACTACTCTTTGAGGGAGACCGCGAGAAGGTCCTGCAGCACGAGAAGCAGGTTTATGACATCGCTGCTAAATTTGG GGGCCTGGCAGCTGGAGAGGACAATGGGCAGAGGGGCTACATGTTGACCTTTGTCATCGCTTACCTCCGG GACTTGGGGATGGACTACTACGTGATCGGGGAGTCCTTTGAAACCTCTGTGCCATGGGACAG GGTGTTGGACATTTGCCGGAATGTGAAGGTGCGCATCATTCAAGAGTGTAAAGAAAGAGGAGTGCAGTTTCCACCCCTATCTACATGCAG GGTGACGCAGACATACGACGCTGGTGCCTGTGTCTACTTTTACTTTGCCTTCAACTACAGGGGACTCAGTGATCCAGTACACGTGTATGAACAAGTGGAG catgcagctAGAGAAGAGATCCTTGCCAATGGAGGGAGCTTGTCACATCACCATGGAG TGGGGAAACTTCGGAAGGAGTGGATGAGAGACACCGTCTCCAATGTCGGCGTGGGGATGCTCAAGTCTGTCAAGGACTACGTGGACCCCGATAACATCTTCGGCAACAGGAACCTCCTCTAA
- the nfe2l2a gene encoding nuclear factor erythroid 2-related factor 2a, with amino-acid sequence MNVEMEVMHSSQQDMNLIDILWKQDIDLGARREVFDYNHRQKEHELQRQLELQEEKRLHLLREQEKALLAQLQLDEETGEYIPRPPPSAPLQSAVPPLEVTQNVTFTEENGDAMSFDECLQLLAETFPVEETENAAVCLDTTAVSAPMMSPEQPALLPATLSPDPLSPPLPQRMSPDLEQAWMELLSLPELQQCLNMQMEDTLETTTYPLPDSPEVQNPNYSFYPMTNLTEGETNNVNVCPAEFMNTFNSSVPSMAPPDNLSQMKAKALQLNTDFTAESFPDIFYPNTILEESSGQHGLEGHESDTMSDIPIKPPFTPVDLYSLSPGDAFDRGKHSMTAELPDSDSGISSNTSPNCSSPAKSVYGDGSFLYSDSDMEEMDHNPGSAESDYSEMFSINFQPDDLQSAVCVSALTGQPQQQEKKPKLHKTDPSEESGYNNAPFTKDKKRRSDVRLSRDEQRAKALKIPFTVDMIINLPVDDFNELMSKHRLNEAQLALVRDIRRRGKNKVAAQNCRKRKMENIVGLEGELDSLKDEKERLLSERSQNTTNLKEMKRQLNSLYLEVFSMLRDEKGNSYSPSEYSLQQSTNGSIFLVPRVKKTLIKSKDTNLSPV; translated from the exons ATGAACGTGGAAATGGAGGTGATGCATTCCAGTCAACAG GACATGAACCTGATAGACATCCTGTGGAAGCAGGACATTGATCTCGGAGCCAGGCGGGAGGTGTTTGACTACAACCACCGCCAGAAAGAACATGAGCTGCAGAGGCAGCTGGAGCTCCAGGAAGAAAAGAGGCTGCATCTGCTCCGGGAGCAGGAGAAGGCCCTGCTGGCGCAGCTACAGCTCGACGAGGAGACGGGAGAGTACATACCCCGCCCGCCGCCCAGCGCCCCACTACAGTCCGCTGTCCCACCTCTTGAGGTTACACAG AATGTCACCTTCACCGAAGAGAACGGTGATGCCATGTCATTTGACGAATGTTTGCAGCTTCTGGCAGAGACATTTCCTGTAGAGGAAACTGAG AACGCCGCAGTTTGCCTGGACACAACTGCTGTTTCAGCACCAATGATGTCCCCGGAGCAGCCCGCTCTGCTTCCGGCCACCCTCTCCCCAGATCCACTATCACCACCACTGCCACAGAGGATGTCCCCAGATTTGGAGCAGGCCTGGATGGAGCTTTTGTCCCTCCCTGAGCTGCAG CAATGCCTGAACATGCAAATGGAGGACACACTGGAGACCACAACATACCCTCTTCCAGACAGCCCAGAAGTACAGAATCCAAACTACAGTTTTTACCCCATGACCAATctcacagagggagagacaaacaatgtaaatgtttgtcCTGCAGAGTTCATGAATACATTCAACAGCTCTGTTCCCAGCATGGCCCCACCAGACAATCTGAGCCAGATGAAGGCAAAAGCTCTGCAGTTAAACACTGACTTCACTGCAGAAAGTTTCCCTGACATATTTTACCCCAACACCATTCTGGAAGAAAGCAGTGGTCAGCATGGCCTTGAAGGACATGAAAGTGACACCATGTCTGATATTCCAATCAAGCCACCCTTTACACCGGTGGACCTTTACAGCCTCTCACCTGGAGATGCATTTGACAGAGGCAAACACAGTATGACAGCAGAGTTGCCAGACTCAGATTCAGGAATCTCTTCAAACACAAGTCCAAATTGTAGTTCACCTGCAAAGTCTGTATATGGAGATGGGTCCTTCCTATACAGTGATTCAGACATGGAGGAGATGGACCACAACCCTGGGAGTGCAGAATCTGACTACTCAGAGATGTTCTCAATAAATTTCCAACCTGATGATCTTCAGTCAGCAGTTTGTGTATCTGCTCTAACAGGGCAGCCACAACAGCAGGAAAAGAAGCCCAAACTGCACAAGACGGACCCATCAGAGGAGAGTGGCTACAACAACGCTCCCTTTACCAAAGACAAGAAGAGACGCTCTGATGTGCGTCTCTCCAGAGACGAGCAGAGGGCTAAGGCCCTCAAAATCCCTTTCACTGTAGACATGATTATCAATCTGCCTGTCGACGATTTCAATGAGCTGATGTCAAAGCACCGACTGAATGAGGCCCAGCTGGCCCTGGTCCGAGACATACGCCGCCGCGGCAAGAACAAAGTGGCTGCCCAAAACTGCCGAAAACGCAAGATGGAGAACATAGTGGGTCTGGAGGGCGAGCTGGACTCACTGAAGGACGAGAAGGAGCGTCTGCTGAGCGAGAGGAGCCAGAACACCACCAACCTGAAGGAAATGAAGCGGCAACTCAACAGCTTGTACCTGGAAGTCTTCAGCATGTTGAGAGACGAGAAGGGGAATTCTTACTCCCCATCTGAGTACTCCCTCCAGCAATCGACGAATGGAAGCATCTTCCTCGTCCCTCGTGTTAAAAAGACTCTCATCAAAAGCAAGGACACCAACCTGTCTCCTGTGTAA